The DNA window CTGCTCCAGACCAACCGGAGCCTCATGTTCCTGCAGAAGCTCTCGCGCGCCCCATTTCTCATGGTTCTAGCACCGCCTGCGGCTCACTCTCCGTGGATCGCGTCTCCCCTCTACCAGTCGGCATACAGCACCGTCAAAGCGCCGCGCAATGGGAGTTTCAACGTCCATGGGAAAGTGAGTGCTGCCGATTCGTTCCCCTTATCCAGGCAGAAGACAAAAGTTGTAAGGAGAACcctggcaccctccagatgtgttctGTCGCCCTCGGCCCTGCTGCCTGGACATTCTAGCCCACACATCTGGAAAGGcaccaaggttgggaagcccaCGTTCACAGTTTACATCTGTGATGTTAcagcttttaaagaaatcttttgCAGGGGCTGTGTTTTCCTTTTGAGAAATTTCACAATACATTTCTTGAAAGGCAAGCCTGTAAGTCACAGCAGTGATGGAGAAATAATAGGAGAGAGGAGGTGGGCGTCTTGAGTTTCCCGGCCCCTTCACCCGGTAGTGGCTAGCAGGGTCTGTAGATCGATCATCGTCTTTCTTTTCTAGGACAAGCACTGGTTGATACGGCAAGCCAAGAATCCCATGTCCAACACGTCCATTGAGTTCCTGGACAACGTTTACAGGCAACGGTAAgaagccccctccccttcccacccccccgcAATTGACAAGGGTCTTGAATGGGTCTGAACTCCAGGCCCCGTAGGAAATTATGCTGACTGGAAGAAATTAGCAGTTTATAGGTCTTTTAAAAGCCAAACATTGAACCCCAGGGTTGGAAAGGGTGGTTTTGGGACCACAaccccagaatcctctagccagcacTCGCCAATTGTTTTAGTCCCGAAAAGTAAATTTTTTCCATGCTCTCTTGAACTCCATCATGGACCCCATCGGACGGGTCTTTGCAGCTTGGAGAGGTGTTACGGTAAAGCAAGGGTGAAGACCCCCTCGGGTTGGGTCACTGGCCTTCAAGGGTTCCCCTCTTTGGTGGACATGCTTTTTCCTGGGTGCAGCCTTGGAAAAGCTGCTGGCCTAGGGCTTTACTCTCAAGAAGACACACATGGAATTGATGAACCTTTAATGCTTGGTGGGGAAAAGTCCCTTAACCTGATCCGGACAAGCAACACGGAGCTGCTATGAGTTTGCCACCCAAGGTGGGGGAGTGCGTGAATTCTCCTCTGGTCCCTGGGCCAGGCTCCTGGCATGCCCCTCTCTCTGCTTCCAGGTGGCGAACTCTTTTGTCTGTGGATGACATGGTGGAGAGAGTCTTGCGCCAGCTGAAGTCCCTCGACCTGTTGGGCAGCACATACGTGTTCTATACGTCAGATCATGGTTACCACACAGGTAAGCTGAGGCTTGCTATGGGTAAGACACCCTTCAGGGCGGAGGGGGCCCCTTAGGGACTTGAGAATATTTCCTGCATCAGAATATTTCCTGCATCACCTGCAGAAGGCAGTTTATCCAAAACAAATGTGGGAGATTATTGTGGAGTGATGAGAGGTCATGATCTACTCAGGTTTCTGAGCGACTCACAAtagatcagtggggatttattgATACCAGGTTGTTTCCTCATTGTAAGAACACCTGCGCCTCCCCCCATAATAatgtaataattgcatgccatcaaggcAGCTCTGATTTACGGCAATCCTTTTCCAGCTGAAGAATCCCCTCTCATGTATATTACCGTTCCCTTTCActgggggcgctgtgggactgtgcagcttgcccagggctacccaggctggctcttctcccaggaggcacaagtggggaatcaaactcccaacctctggctctctgaagtatccagccagctccattAGATAAACTGttgaaataaagaaaagcaatagcagcacctttcccctcccttctttccatAGGTCAGTTCTCGCTGCCCATTGACAAGAGGCAGCTTTACGAATTTGACATCCGGGTGCCCCTTCTTGTGCGAGGCCCAGGCATCAAACCGAACCAGACTTACTTGGTAGGTGCacccctttcctcttccctcccccccccacttatgGTTGAAGATCTCAGAAGAAGAAGTTATAGTTTGATGGGTGCCTGGTTCTGTGTGCGAAAGTACAAGATTCTATCCTTAGCATTTTCAGGTAGAgaaatgtctgaaatcctggaaaGATGCTCCTGGCTGGCATAAGTGATTGAGTTGGAGGGGGAGCTAACGATATGGACTGCTGTGCTATCTTTCTGCAGTTGTGGAGGCTCATAGATTGGTGGCAGAACTCACGCAGGAAGCCCTGCTTGACTGTCTTGAATAGAAAAGGGTTCTGAGTTCAAAATCTGGCATCTCCAGATAAAGCTGTGCCAGTCTCAGGTTCCTGGAAGTCCcggcccaaaaagtaacttttccaagttcaggGTAATGCTAGGGGAGATCCTGTGGGATGCCTGGAAAGTCATCTGTCGGTGTGCAGATAATTACTGAGCTAGGGAGACCAAAGTAGGTTCTCCTGTGTGAATCATGATTTTGTCTAGAAATCATCTTTAAGTGGCTACTTCTAAATGTTTGTTTCTTGGAAGGTTATTGCAGACGCAGCTCTGACCTCTGCCATCCTGGATGTTTTGTTTGCAAAGCTAAGCCAGATTTTTTTGAGCCCAATTTTGGTGTTGTGCTCAGTGAGATCACCAAATGCAGAAAAGCAGCAGGTCAGGGAGAAAGCTGTGGCAGAAGCTGTTTCCCTGATACGGCAGTGCTGTCCGTACAAAAATATCTTGAAGTTTCATTATTGAACCAGCTTCTGTACTGTTTACCGTATCTCACAGTGTGTCCAAGCAGTGAGGTAGGAAGCTTTCCATTATCTCATTAGGCAGCCATAGCATCAATCGGAAGAATCTGGATTGCTTCTGCTAACTTCTCCCTGTGTTGTCTTTCCTTCTCTAGGAACCAATTCTCAACATTGACCTGGGACCAACTTTCCTGGACATAGCAGGAATCAATGTCTCTCTTACCCCCATGGATGGGCAGTCCTTCTTGCCCCTGTTGGTAATAACCTGGCCATAATCATATTGAAATGAGGTTGGAGGCAGGGAGTTTAATAAATAAGTGTATTCCTTGAATTCTCTAGACCCATAAGAAAAAGAAGTAGAGGCAGTATCTTAGCCCAGGAAGTGTCTTAAATCATGTTCCCTTTGGTTTCAGGAGAACAGGACTCGTGTGAATGGGTGGCGATCAGATTTCCTGGTGCAATATACTGGGGAAGGCTGCAGTGGTAAAGACCCCCACTGTCCATCATTGGGACCTGGTGTGTCGGTAAGTGCTGATGATCAGGAACCTCAGCTTGAGCTTTtaataaatacagtgatgccttgcaagacgaaaataattcgttctgtgagtcgtttcatattgcgaaaatttcatcttgcaaagcgcggattcccataggaatgtattgaaatgtaattaatgcattcctattcgtcttgcgaagcccagccatagaaaaatttgtcttgtgagtcaccaaaaaatcgcaaaacactttcgtcttgtgagtttttcgttgtgcgaggcatttgtcttgcgaagcatcactgTATCCAGATTCTGCAAAAGCAGGAAATCTGGATTCTGCTGTCTACAAATGATCCAAAGtacatcctcttggcacagacacaaaaatgcacacaaaccaGGATCATTTTTCAGAGCTATCGTATAGTTAAAGAAATGTTAATTTGATCAATCATGTGTTCTTGGGATGTTTCTCCTTTGCTTTTATATTGGCATCATATAATACATTAAACCAGACAAATGTTTAAAATAGTAAGCTTTTGTCTAGAAATCAGTAATGCACATACATGcctccattatttatttaaatatttttgccccgccttcctccttaaaaaggacccgaggcagctcacaccattaaaagacaatatttaaaagctaaatacagtaaatacaaatactaaaaagaaacaaacaaataccattctaagaaatggtaaacaaaagctgtactaaaaacacagtcaaagcaggaaggcataacaattttaaaaagcccactcaggcagccgATCTCTGagtggaaattcaaagagaacgGTTTTAGccagcttgcagaaggacagcaaagacggggccagccggGCCTCTTGTGGAAGGGAAGAGAGTAAGATGATTTCGATAATGTATAcagatagtttttttccccctgctttagTATTCCAAAAAGTGACAGAAATTCCTTGTTTCTCTTTAAATTGGGTTTCAAATGTGAAACTCCCATTAGTAAGTCAGTTTCAGTGTCATTGAATAGGGTTGTTTTGGTCAAATTCTGGTAAACCAGtgagaaagaagtgaaaggagGGGCCCGTTTTCTCCCCAAGTACAAGGGATGAATCATCTGTGTTGAATTGTGCAAAATCGACACTCATATGACAGCAGGGGAGAAAAATGAGAGGGGGATAACCTCCTCTTTTTAGAGatggtaatggggggggggagagagaatatggaagagaagaggaaggagggtgAGGTTCAAATGTCAAAGGGGGGAGGAAACAGCCTTGTTTTGGTTTTGAACAGAGGCTGCTTTGTGCTACAGAAGCTTGCCCGGCCGTGCTCTTCCACAGGCAGCAACGGAGCGCTGACAGGCAGGATGGAGAAGTGGTGACCTCGCTTTTCCTGTCAGAGTGGGCTCCCTGGCCCTTTTGGGAAGCATTGGGCCGAACATTTGCCTATGCAAAGGAGGCTCGTTCCCGCAACCCTTCTCGTCATTTTCATAAAGGTCCTTTCATCATCATCCTCCAGTGGAGTTCGGGGGAAACGAGACTCTGTACCAGGAGCCGCCTCTCTCGCACTCGGCCTGCATGGATCTAAACACGTGCCCCCCCCACACCTGTGTAGGGTCTGTGCTCAGGGTTGCAAGAGTGCACTAGAataatcctcccccccccgcgcgtaAGTAAATGGAAAGGAAGGATGATGTGAGatgctccctctttttttctttccatcaaGCCCACTTTCAGCCATTCAGTGAGGGCGTTTTGAAGTTGATGTTTTGGATGTATTTTGAAGTTATTTTATGAGGTGGAAAGTCCAGTAAAACATGGCAGTGTGGAGTGCCTCCCGTTCAGGGTTTATGGCTAGACACTTAATAATGCCTTTTCTAAGACACTCCATTCCATACCTGTGTCTTTCCCCAtttcctagaccagtggttctcaaactggggtccccagatgttcttggactacaactcccagaaatcctggccagcacatgtaggaatgaaggcttttgggagttttagtccaagaacatctgaggacccaaagttgggaactacggTTCTAGACACATCTTCATAGCCATGGATTATGCTCAGtcctttctgggctgtttggaaGGTGGGGTAATGGCCACCAAGAGCCTGACTACACagggaaaaatgcaggaaagacTATGGGTTTGGGATGgtttgatttgcattttttttctcattgacCAAATGATGCAACTATTAAATGTGAACTGGGCAGGAATCCAACAGCCCCAATCCATggtttttcctccccaccagagacccttcaactttaaaaaaaatacttttgcttTGATCTGTTTGAACCTGtgcaaaaaggaaaaactgaTCAAATGTGCATTCACGCAAGTAGTGCCAGCACTCatctctctctgcaaagcctctctcCCGAGACactcttttataattttttaacagCTTCTCCTCGGGCGTagttcattttaaatttttaaaaccaCTTTATTACACTTTAACAAGATCTATGGTGAATAGGATAAGATGAGGAAATGAATACATTGAGGAAGGAAAGCCACCTTAAGGCAGTTCCTTCAAACTGTGCCACCTGCAGGCACTTTGCTAGAACTGCAGCAAGAAGGCTTTTGCTCCTCTGCCTTGTGGCTTCTTAAATGGAAGAGAACAATCTCCTGGTGCAAATTCACAGCAAAAAAATACAAGTTAATTAATATTTCCCTCAGTGTGTAATCATACCCTGAGTTCACCATTTGCACAAGCAATGAGTGTAAAAATCTGTCTCTTCTCTCCACCTCTCAAACTTTTGACAGCAATGCTTTCCAGACTGTGTGTGTGAAGATGCCTTCAACAATACATATGCTTGTGTGCGCACCCTGAGCCCCATCAACTTACAGTATTGTGAATTTGCTGATGCCCAGGTAAGAGCGGCCATATTCTGCCATTGCCCTTCCCAGCAATGAGTTACATTCTCTGGTCCAAATCCTGCTGGGTTTGATTGCACATGGAAGGGCAACCACACAAGTCTTGCCTAACTAGCCATGCAACAGCTtggcttggccatggaaattcactgtgggAGGGGGGTGGCAGTGGTAAATTGCTCCTTGAGCATCTCACCGAAACCTCATAGGGACTCATTTGTCAAAAGCAACCTGATGGATCCTGTCAACAAAGCCTTGTTACAGATCTGGGTGTTTTGGTGCTTTGTTTTAGTTtagagccgtggttcccaacctgggtcacccaggtgttcttggactgcaactccctgaaatcttggccagcacagctggtggtgaaagcttctgggagtcattgtccaagaacatctggagacccatggtTGGGTCTGCATGTGGCCACACAATAGTCTGCATGTTCTGTAAGGCATCCTTTACAATGGCTGGATCAGATCACCATGAAGGAGCTGGGTTGGGTTTCAGCTCTTGAGGTTTGGAAGCTGAGAAAGTTTTATGTATTTCACAGTTTTTCCCCAATTCCCCCTTGCCAGCAATGGCCACAtcggctggagaattctgggaaacaCAGTCCCGAATAGGAACTTTATGAAATGTTCCTCCTCTCTATTCCCTACCTCTTTCTCCTGCTCTAccactttttctcccttttgcaGGATTTTGTGGAAGTGTATAATCTGACTTCTGACCCACACCAGCTCATCAATGTGGCCAAGACGGTGGATCCTTCGTTGTTGGAGCAGATGAACCAGAGGTTGATCAAGTTCCAAGCCTGTGCGGGGCCCAGCTGCCGCTCGTAAAGACCCCGGGATCTCTTTCCCTTGGGCTGGAGCACAGAAGACCAGGAGGTTCCTTTGGATCTTTACCCATCACCACGTGGAGTCCTCCAGCTTTAATCCGGCACTGGTCTTCAGTTCTACGCCCCGTGGCTTTTAAAGCTATGCTCAGCAGCTAGCTTTGAAGGACGATTCCTGCGTCAAAAAGAGTGTGACATTCTGCTCCCTGTCCCTATCAGACTGACCGGATTTCAAATTCCTGCAATTTTGCTCTCGTCCGCGCCTCTCGTTTGCCATTGGATGTGTCAGTTAGCAAGGTGGGACAGATCTACCTGACTTTGATGGCTGGGTGGAATGCATTTCCCATTCAGTCATTAACCGGGGCAGGATTAATTACTCTTTCCAACACCGTCATGTCCTCCTCTCGTAGCCAGTAcagaattgatttattttttaccaCTATCCTCAGCACTTCCTTTTGGTTCATGATGGACTGTGGAGACTCAGCACATCCATTCTATTCTTGTTCTGTCTTGAACTTCTGTGCGCTTAAGAAGTCTTCATCTAGGTCCTCCCACCCTATTCCACAGTGGCTCTGGCAGCTGCTGGGATGTCTGCCCTGTGCCCCTCCACTTTAATGCTgtgaaaataaatggaataaagGACTGGTTTATTAGGAAAGGTGACCTcaccttttttgtgtgtttacTGTGCTTGCTTTTGCATAGAGAGAAAGACGCCTGCCAAGAGAGCCCAGATCACAGCTCTGCACTTACTGACAAAGGGGTGCTGCTTCTGTCTTGTTGGGCTAATAGGTAAGGTCTCCCAAGGTCGAGTTCCAAAACTGACtgaattctgggaagaaaataAGCTAGCAAACAGCATTTGGGGAATCTGCCATTTTTCA is part of the Pogona vitticeps strain Pit_001003342236 chromosome 8, PviZW2.1, whole genome shotgun sequence genome and encodes:
- the LOC110072145 gene encoding N-acetylglucosamine-6-sulfatase — encoded protein: MGGAFLPLGALWALLTVPGLLLAARTARSNIILFLADDQDLEIGGMTPMKKTQSLIGELGATFANAFAVTPLCCPSRSSLLTGCYPHNHLVRNNSLEGNCSSPVWQKFQEPFTFPVYLQKKGYQTFYAGKYLNQYGDAKAGGVLHVPPGWNYWMGLVGNSKYYNYSLSVNGHEEKHGDLYEEDYLTDLITNRSLMFLQKLSRAPFLMVLAPPAAHSPWIASPLYQSAYSTVKAPRNGSFNVHGKDKHWLIRQAKNPMSNTSIEFLDNVYRQRWRTLLSVDDMVERVLRQLKSLDLLGSTYVFYTSDHGYHTGQFSLPIDKRQLYEFDIRVPLLVRGPGIKPNQTYLEPILNIDLGPTFLDIAGINVSLTPMDGQSFLPLLENRTRVNGWRSDFLVQYTGEGCSGKDPHCPSLGPGVSQCFPDCVCEDAFNNTYACVRTLSPINLQYCEFADAQDFVEVYNLTSDPHQLINVAKTVDPSLLEQMNQRLIKFQACAGPSCRS